A window of Clostridium novyi genomic DNA:
GTCCTTTAAGGTTTTATTTTTATTTTAGGATAAATAAAAATATAATGAGTTTATATAAGAAAATTGGCGTATAATAAGATTAATATTAACTAAGAAATATGAAAAGAGAGGTAATAATTATGGATTTTAATTATGTTGAAGCAATAGAAAATGGAATAATAATAAAGGATGTAATAAATTTTGAATTGCCTCATATATTTGATTGCGGACAATGTTTTAGATGGAACAGACAAGAAAATGGTAACTATATAGGTGTTGCATTGGGAAAAGTACTTGAAATAGAAAAAAAAGAAAATGATGTGATTATTTATAATGCGACAGAAGAAGAATTTGAAAAAATATGGTGTGATTATTTTGATTTATATAGAGATTATTCAACTATTAAGGAGATTTTTAATAAGGATGAGCTTCTAAAAAAGTCTGTAGAATTTGGAAAAGGCATTAGAATATTAAAACAAGAACCCTTTGAAATTGTAGTATCGTTTATTATATCTGCTAATAATAGAATACCTATAATAAAAAGAGCTATTGAAAAGATATCTAAAAGATGGGGAAAAAAAGTACAGTATAAAGGTAAAGACTACTACACATTTCCAAGTGCGGAAATATTAAAAGATTGTACCCAAGAAGAGTTGGAAGAATGTGGAGTGGGATTTAGGGCTAAATACATAAAAAATACAATTGAGGATATTATATACAATGGGTTGAATTTGGATTATATTAAATCTTTAGACGATGATGAGTGTCATAAAGAATTACAAAAAATAAGTGGAGTAGGTCCTAAGGTTGCTGACTGTATTATGTTATTTTCAATGCAGAAATATAGCGCGTTTCCCGTTGATGTTTGGGTTAAAAGAGCAATGCAACATTTTTATTTAGCACCTGATGTATCGTTAAAAAAAATACGAGATTTTGGAAGGAATCAGTTTAATCCCTTTTCAGGATTTGCACAACAATATTTGTTTTATTATGCTAGAGAAAACAATATAAGGTTATAAAAGAAGTTATTTCACCTAATTCTGAATTATTGGAAAATATAAATTTCTCTTTCAATTTTTTTACTTATTATTACAAAAAGCGTTACATATTTAACAATAATCTGATATAATAGGTTTGTCCTAAATATTATAACAGTATTAAAAAATATTTATATAAGTAAATTAGGGAGGAAATATAGTGAACTTTGAAACAGAGTTAAATAGGTTGAAGTATGAAGTATTAAAAGAAGTTGCAGTATTAGCTAAAGAAGATAGATTAAATAAAGATAACCTAGAGAAAATATCATACAATGTAATTCAAGGAGATAAACCAAAGTATAGATGTTGTGTATATCATGAAAGAGCTATAGTTAAGGAAAGAGCAAAATTGGCAGCTGGATATATTCCAAATGGAGATACCCCAGAGTATATAGAACAAGAAGATGATGAAACTAAAATTATGTATGTTATAGAGGTAGCTTGTGATAGATGTCCTATTAATAAGTACACAATTACTGAAGCTTGTAGAGGATGTGTGCAACATAAGTGTATGGAGGTTTGTCCGGCTAAAGCTATAAATAAAATTAATGGAAGAGCATATATAAACCAAGATGCATGTCGTGAATGTGGTATGTGTAAACAAGTTTGTCCATATAATGCTATTTCTGAAGTTATGAGACCATGTAAAACTGCATGTCCAACAGGAGCAATATGTATATCTCCAGAAGATAGAAGAGCTATAATAAAGGATGAGGAATGTATAAGTTGTGGAGCGTGTATGAAAGCATGTCCTTTTGGAGCTATATCAGATAGAAGTTATATTGTTCCAGTTATGAAATCTTTAAAGAAACAGAAGAATGTATATGCTCTAGTAGCACCTGCAATAAGTGGACAATTTGGTCCAAATGTTACAGTTGGACAAGTTAAAGATGGATTAATAAAAATAGGATTTAAGGATATGATAGAAGCGGCTTGTGGAGCTGATGCTGTAACATGTCATGAAGCAGAAGAATTTGTAGAAAGAATGGAAAAAG
This region includes:
- a CDS encoding DNA-3-methyladenine glycosylase family protein gives rise to the protein MDFNYVEAIENGIIIKDVINFELPHIFDCGQCFRWNRQENGNYIGVALGKVLEIEKKENDVIIYNATEEEFEKIWCDYFDLYRDYSTIKEIFNKDELLKKSVEFGKGIRILKQEPFEIVVSFIISANNRIPIIKRAIEKISKRWGKKVQYKGKDYYTFPSAEILKDCTQEELEECGVGFRAKYIKNTIEDIIYNGLNLDYIKSLDDDECHKELQKISGVGPKVADCIMLFSMQKYSAFPVDVWVKRAMQHFYLAPDVSLKKIRDFGRNQFNPFSGFAQQYLFYYARENNIRL
- a CDS encoding 4Fe-4S dicluster domain-containing protein; this encodes MNFETELNRLKYEVLKEVAVLAKEDRLNKDNLEKISYNVIQGDKPKYRCCVYHERAIVKERAKLAAGYIPNGDTPEYIEQEDDETKIMYVIEVACDRCPINKYTITEACRGCVQHKCMEVCPAKAINKINGRAYINQDACRECGMCKQVCPYNAISEVMRPCKTACPTGAICISPEDRRAIIKDEECISCGACMKACPFGAISDRSYIVPVMKSLKKQKNVYALVAPAISGQFGPNVTVGQVKDGLIKIGFKDMIEAACGADAVTCHEAEEFVERMEKGDNFMTNSCCPAFVSYIEKKFPDQIEKISGTVSPMIATGRWIKKKDKDAVVVFVGPCTAKKSEIGREGLKDAIDYVLTFEEISAMLGAYEIEVDQCEDIEVEDGSALGRGFAQGGGLSAAVEDYIKSKNIDVEFKAVKISGHQNLRKFMLLAKNNKLPGNFFEGMMCEGGCIGGAASTAPQMKTKMALNKFAKSAKKQQVLDNDLLEEFKDIELEK